The nucleotide sequence CTCAACACCGGCGACAGCCGCAGCTTTCGCACGCTGAACGCGCTGCTGCCGGCGCTCGGCGAGATCGAGGATCTGCCGGTGATCGACAGCGCCCGCCTGCAGCCCGGACAGCGTTACCGGGTGCGGCTCGCCACGCGACTGGATGTCGACGCGCTGCCGCGGCCGCTGCGCACCGTGGCCTATCTGTCCGATGCCTGGGCGCTGGACAGCGGCTGGCGGCAGTGGGAGCTAACGCCGTGAAGCGCTTCCGCCGCGAGGGGCTGTTCCGCATCGGGCTCTGCCTGATGCTGCTGCTGTCGCTGTACCTGCTGACGGCCGCCACCGAGAACTCGGCCCGCTTCGGGCGCCTCTACGTCTGGCTGCTGCTGCTGAACGGCGTCGTGCTGGTGGCGCTGGTGGGGCTTATCAGCCACAACCTGTGGCGCCTGCTGCGGGGGCTGCGGGAGCGCCAGGTGGGCAGTCGCCTCACGGCCCGGCTGATGGCGCTGTTCGTGCTGCTGGCCGTGGTCCCGGGGCTCGTGGTCTACAGCTTCTCCATGCAGTTCCTGCAGAGCGGCGTCGACAGCTGGTTCGACGTGCGCGTCGAGGAGGCCCTGGACGACGCCCTGGCCCTGTCCCAGGCCTCCCTCGACCAGCGCATGCGCGACATGCTCCAGCGCGTGGAGGAGGCGGCGGACGCCCTGGCGGACGTCCCCGACGGCATGGTGGCCCTGACCCTGGGCGATCTGCGGGCGCGCACCGGGGCCTCGGAGCTCACCCTGCTCGGCGACAACGGCCGCATCATCGCCGCCAGCAGCCTGGATACCGAGGACATCCTCCCGCACCGGCCGGAGGACGAGATCCTCCTGCAGCTGCGCCAGGGTCGGCCCTATGTCGGTCTCGACCCGATCGAGAACGCGGGCCTGCACATTCGGGCCCTGGTGCCGGCGCCGAACCCCGACAGCCCCAGCAGCAACCGTGTGCTGCAGGCGCTGTTCCCGGTCTCGCCGCGCATCGACGACCTGGCGGAGGATGTGCAGCAGGCCTTCAGCGAGTACCGCGAGCTCTCCTACCTACGCGAGCCGCTCAAGGACAGCTTCGTGCTGACCCTGTCCCTGGTGCTGCTGCTGTCGCTGCTGTTTGCGGTGTGGTCCGCGTTCTACCTGGCGCGGCGCCTTGTGGCGCCCATCAGCGGGCTGGCCGAGGGCACCCGGGCCGTGGCGGAAGGCGAGTACGGCACCCAGCTCCCCCCGGCCGGCAACGACGAGCTCGGCTTCCTGGTGCGCTCCTTCAACGACATGAGCCGCCGCGTGGCCCAGGTCCGGGATGCCGCCCGGCGCGGGCAGGTGATGGTGGAGGCCCAGCGTGCCTATCTGGAGACGGTGCTCGCGCGGCTGTCCTCCGGCGTGCTGGCGCTGGACCGCGAGGGTGGGCTGCGCACCCACAATCAGGCGGCGGCCACCATCCTCTCCGTGCCCCTCGCCGACGCCGTGGGCCAGCCCCTGAGCGCGCTGGAGGGCGCGCATCCGGACTTTGCCCCGTTCGCCCGGCTGGTGGAGGCGCACCGCGAGGCCGGGGATTCGGAATGGCGCGAGGAGCTCACCCTCGATACCAGCGAAGGCCGGCGCGTGCTCATGTGCAGCGGCGCGGCCCTGCCCGGGGGGCCGAGCAGCGGCGGCCACGTGATCGTCTTCGACGATGTCACCACCCTCATCCAGGCTCAGCGCGATGCCGCCTGGGGCGAGGTGGCGCGGCGCCTCGCCCACGAGATCCGCAACCCGCTCACCCCCATTCAGCTCTCCGCCGAGCGACTGCAGCACAAGTTCGCCGACCGCCTAGACGGCCAGGATGCCGAGTTCCTGGAGCGGGCCACGCGCACGATCATCCATCAGGTGGACACCATGAAGGCCATGGTCAAGGCCTTCTCCGAGTACGCGCGCCCGCCGGTGCTGGACCTGCAGGCAGTGGACCTCAACGCCCTGATCCAGGACGTGGTCGAGCTCTATCGCGGCGAGCGCGAGCAGCCCCAGTTCAGCCTCGCCCTCGACCCGGCGCTGCCGCGCCTGAACGCCGATCCCGGCCGGCTGCGCCAGCTGCTCAACAACCTCATCCGCAACGCCCTGGAGGCGGCGCCGCCGGAGCAGCCCTGCCGGGTGACGCTGGCGACGCGCCGCGGCGAGGGCCGTTACGCCGACCAGGTGGAGCTGCGGGTGCGCGACAACGGCCCCGGATTCTCGGACGAGGTGATGAGCCAGCTGTTCGAGCCCTACGTCACCACCAAGGCGCGCGGGACCGGGCTCGGCCTGCCGATCGTCAAGAAGATCGTCGAGGAGCACAATGGGGTGATATCGGCGCGCAACGTCGCCGGCGGGGCCCAGATCACCGTGCGCTTTCCCGCGCTGGCCGTGCGCGGCCTGGCGGCGGGCGGGCGCCGTGCCGGTTCAGGGGAGCGGACATGACCACGAGCCATGTTCTGGTGGTGGACGACGAGCCGGACATCCGCGAGCTCGTCCAGGAGATCCTCGAGGATGAGGGCTACGAGGTGGCTACCGCCGACAGCGCGGCGGCCGCCCGCCAGGCGCGTCGCCGCCGGCGGCCGGACCTGGTGCTGCTGGACATCTGGATGCCCCACGAGGACGGCATCACCCTGCTCAAGGAGTGGGCCGGCGAGCACGGGCCCGACTTCCCGGTGGTGATGATCTCCGGCCACGGCACGGTGGAGACGGCAGTGGAGGCGACCCGACTCGGGGCCGTGGACTTCGTCGAGAAGCCCCTGTCCATGGGCAAGCTGCTGGTGACGGTGCAGGAGGCGCTGGCCCGCGGGCGGCGCAGCGGTGTCGCCGCGAGCCAGGCGGTGATCGAGCCGGTGGGCCACAGCCAGGTGATGCGCGGCCTGCGCGAGCGCGCCGCGCGGGTGGCGGCGAGCGACAGCTGGGTGCTGATCTCCGGCGAGGCCGGCAGCGGGCGCAAGTGCCTCGCGCGCTACCTGCACAGCCTGAGCCCGCGCGCCCAGGGCCCGCTGGTGGAGCTCGCCGCCGGCGCCATCGCGGGGGATGGGGCGGCAGAGGAGCTCTTCGGGCGCGAGCGTCCGGGGACGCCGGAGCATCCCGGGCGGCTCGAGGCAGCCCGCGGCGGCACGCTCATCCTGGACGAGGTGGCAGACCTGGACGCCGAGGCGCAGACCCGGCTCATCTCGGCCATCGAGGCCGGGCGCTTCCAGCGCGTGGGCGGCACCGCGGAGATCGCCCTGGATCTGCGGCTGATCGCCCTCACCCGCCACGATCTGGCCGAGGAGGTGCGCGCCGGGCGCTTCCGCGAGGACCTCTACTACCAGCTGAGCGTGGTGCCGATGGAGATGCCGCCGCTACGCCAGCACGTGGAGGATATCCCGGAGCTGCTGAGCTTCTACGTGGATCGGCTGGTGGATCAGGAGCACCTGCCCTACCGGCGGTTCTCGGTGGCGGCGCAGAACCGGCTACGCAACCATGCCTGGCCGGGCAACGTGCGCGAGCTGCGCAATCTGGTGCAGCGCCTGCTGGTGCTGGGCGAGGGCGTCGAGATCGGCGTGGACGAGGTGGAGCGCGCCCTCGGCGAGACCACCGCCGAGGGCGAGTCCGGCAGCGAGTGGCCACCGGAGCTCTCCCTCGACCTACCCCTGCGCGAGGCCCGCGAGGCCTTCGAGCGCACCTACCTGCAGCACCAGCTGAAACGCGCCGAGGGCAGCGTCGCCCAGCTCGCGCGCCTCACCGGCATGGAGCGCACCCATCTCTACCGCAAGCTCCGCGCGCTGGGCATCGATCCGAAGGAGGGGGCGTGAGCGCTTTGCGCTCACCAGTTCAAGGTTCTCGGTTCAAAGTTCAAAGTTAAGGGGGGACGTTCAGGGTTCTCAGTTCACAGGTCAAAGACCGTCGCCGCCAGGCACTGCGCGCTACCACTGCCGGAGCGGGAACGGGCCTTCACGGCTTCGGTCTTTGAACCTTGAACTTTGAACTTGGAACTCTCGCGAAGCGAGCGCATGAAAATCATCATCCTGGGCGCTGGTCAGGTCGGAAGCACTGTGGCTCAGAACCTGACCAGCGAAGACAACGACATCACCGTGGTGGATACCGATGCCGGGGTGCTGCAGGAGCTGCAGGACCGGCTCGATCTGCGCACGGTCACCGGCAGTGCCACCTATCCGGACGTGCTGGTCCGCGCCGGGGTCGATGACGCGGACATGATCATCGCCGTCACCGACTCCGACGAGGCGAACATGGTCGCCTGCCAGGTGGCGGACACTATGTTCCACACGCCCACCAAGATCGCCCGCGTGCGCGCGGTGGAGTATCTCGCCTGCCCGCAGCTGTTCTCCCCCGACGCCCTGCCCATCGACGTGCTGATCAGCCCCGAGCAGCTGGTCACCCAGTACGTCAAGCGCCTGATCGAGCATCCCGGCGCACTGCAGGTGCTGGACTTCGCCGACGGCAAGGTGCGCCTGGTGGGCGTGCGCGCCTACTACGGCGGGCCGCTGGTGGGTCAGGAGCTGCGCACGCTGCGCGAGCACATGCCGGGGGTGCAGACCCGCGTAGCCGCGATCTTCCGCCGCGGCAGCGCCATCATCCCGGAGGGTGACACCGTCATCGAGGCGGGCGACGAGGTGTTCTTCGTCGCCGCGCGCAAGAACATCCGCGCGGTGATGAGCGAGCTGCGGCGGCTGGAGAAGCCGGTCAAGCGCCTGATGCTCGCCGGCGGCGGCAACATCGGCAAGCGCCTCGCCCAGGCCATGGAGGGGCGCTACCAGGTGAAGATCATCGAGCGCAGCCTGCCGCGCTGCCGCGCCATTGCCGACGACCTCAAGAAGACCATCGTCCTGCGTGGCGACGCCGCCGACGAGGACCTGCTGCTCGAGGAGAACATCGAGAACACGGACGTCTTCTGCGCGCTCACCAACGACGACGAGGCCAATATCCTCTCCGCCATGCTCGCCAAGCGCCGCGGCGCGCGGGTGGTGATGGCGCTGATCAACCGCCCGGCCTACGTCGATCTGGTGCAGTCCAGCGAGGACATCGACGTCGCCATCTCGCCGCAGCAGGCGACCATCGGCAGCCTGCTGGCGCACATCCGCCGCGGTGACGTGGTCAACGTGCACAGCCTGCGCCGCGGCGCCGCCGAGGCCATCGAAGCCATTGCCCACGGCGATGCCGGCAGCTCCTCGGTGGTGGGGCGGCGCATCGACGAGATCCGCCTGCCGCGGGGTACCACCATCGGCGCCATCGTCCGCGGTGACCAGGTGCTGATGGCGCATCACGACACGGTCATCGAGCCCGAGGACCACGTCATCCTGTTCCTGGTGGACAAGAGCCGCCTCGCCGATGTCGAGAAGCTCTTCCAGGTGGGCGTGACGTTTATCTAAGAGTCTACGGCGCAGACTCCCGGCCCGGATGTCTCACCGATCCGCGCCCGCAGCCGCGAATCGGTGAGACATCCGGGCTAGACTGCGACGCTCATCAAACCGCGCCCGCCGCCGTTGTGCAGTAAAAGGCGCGGGCCAGACATGGAGCCGGTGAATGCATCTCGACGCCGTCCAGCGTGTGCTCGGCGTGCTGCTGATGGTGTTCAGCATCACCATGCTGCCGCCGGCGCTGGTGTCGCTGGCGGCGGGTGATGGCGTCTACGAGGCGTTCCTGATCACCTTCGCGGTGCTGCTGGCCATGGGCGGCCTGCTCTGGCTGCCGGTGCGCCGCTCGCGCCGGGAGCTGCGCACGCGGGACGGCTTCTTCATCGTCGCCATGTTCTGGATCGTGCTCGGCGCTGCCGGCGCCCTGCCGCTGCTGATCGACCAGGAATCGACGCTGGCGCCGGTGGACGCCCTGTTCGAGAGCATTTCGGGGCTCACCACCACCGGGGCGACGGCCATCGTCGGCATCGACGATCTGCCGCTGTCGGTCCGCTACTACCGCCAGCAGCTGCAGTGGCTCGGCGGCATGGGGATCATCATCCTCGCGGTGGCCATCCTGCCCATGCTCGGCATCGGCGGCATGCAGCTCTATCGCGCAGAGCTTCCGGGGCCGGTGAAGGACGCGAAGCTCACCCCGCGCATCGCGCAGACGGCGAAGGCGCTCTGGTACATCTACATCGGCCTGACGGTGGTCTGCGCCCTGGCCTACTGGCTTGCGGGCATGACGCCCTTCGATGCCGTGGGCCATGCCTTCAGCACCATCGCCACCGGTGGTTTCTCCACCCACGACGAGAGCATCGGCTACTTCGACAGCCCACTGATCCAGATGATCGCCGTGGTGTTCATGCTCATCTCGGCGGTCAACTACTCGCTGCATTTCATGGTCTGGCGCCGCCGCAGCACCGAGCCCTGGCGCAGCGACCCGGAGCTGCGCGTGTTTCTGGGCGTGGTGGTGGTCATGACCGTGCTGATCCTGGGCGGGCTGCTGATCTACCAGGCCGCCCACGACCTGCCCCGGGGGGAGACCTGGCATCACGCCATCTTCCAGGTGGTCTCCTTCGCCACCACCACCGGCTACACCAGCGTGCCCCACTACACCTGGCCCGCGTTCCTGCCCGTGCTGCTGCTGTTCCTGGCCTTCATGGGGGGCTGCGCCAACTCCACCTCGGGCGGGCTCAAGGTGGTGCGCGTGCTGCTGCTCTGGCGGCAGGGCTCGCGCGAGATCATGCGGCTGATCCACCCCCAGGCGCAGATTCCGGTGAAGATCGGCGCCCGCCCGGTGAACGAGCGGGTGATCGACGCGGTGTGGGGGTTCTTCGCCACCTACGTGGTGCTGTTCACCGTGCTGATGCTCACCCTGATGGCCATGGGGCTTGATCAGGTCACGGCCTTCTCGGCCACGGCCTCGGGCCTCAACAACCTCGGCCCTGCCCTCGGCGACGTCGCCGCCAACTTCGCCGCCGTCGGCGCCGGCCCCAAGCTCGTGATGTGCGTGGCGATGATCATGGGGCGGCTGGAGATCTTCACCCTGCTCGTGCTGTTCACCCCCGCCTTCTGGCGCCGCTGAGGCGGCGCCGGAAGGCGGGGGTGAGTGGCAAGTGGCAAGTGGCAAGTGGCAAGTTGAAGACGGGACGACCTACAGGCGCCAGCGCGCGCGGGGAAGGTTTGCTTCGATCTTGCAACTTGCAACTTGCAACTTGCAGCTCGCGACTTGCCACTTTGAACTCGACCGCTCCCGCCTCCATGGTCGAGATCATGGGACGGACCACCACAGGCTTATGAACATAGAGGCGCTGGAAAAAATGATCGCCCGCGGGCAGGACAGCGCCATGCTGCGGCTGACGCTGGGTAATGCCTACGCCAAGGCCGGCGATGCCGAGGCGGCGATCGGGCATCTGCGTCAGGCGGTGGCGCTGGATCCGGGCTACTCGGCGGCCTGGCGGGCGCTTGGCAGGCTGCAGCTGCGGGGTGGCGACGAGGCCGCCGCCCTCGAGACATTCCGGCAGGGGCTCGCCGCAGCCCGGGAGAAGGGCGACATGCAGGTGGTGCGCGAGCTGGAGGTGCGGGTGCGGCGGCTGGAGGGGAAGTCGAGGGACGAGTAGGACCGGCCGTGCCAGCGGTCCCTGGGACCGGCTGGCACGAAGCGGCGGCCGGTAGGAGGCGTGCCTTCACGCGGAAATCGTCCTTGTCCCATTGCATGGCGCCCCGGTGATTCGCGGCGAGGGCGCCGCGTGTGCCGGTTTCACGGCCTCCTCGGCGACGCTCGACCGGCGGCGGGGTGATGCGCACCCGTCGCCAGCGAACGGTGCCGTCTACACTTGCGAGGGCGGGATACCCACCTCACGAACATTCCTGGGAGGAACAACCATGAGCTGGCAGAAGCAGACCGAGGAAATGATCTCCGGCTGGACGGCTACGCAGCGTCGCCTCTGGGACAACTGGATGGAGGCGGTGAAGGGCGTCGCGCCTGGCGCCGAGCAGTGGCAGCAGGAGTACCACAAGCACCTGGACAACTGGGAGCAGGCGGTGCGGGAGGCGCTGTCCCGCCAGCAGGAGCTGGCCGGCTCGTGGCGCCTGCCAATGGCGGACGATGCCGCCGGCCGCGAGGCGGCCGAAGCGTGGATGACCCGTGCCCAGGAGATGATGCGCACCTGGACGGAGACCCAGATGAAGCTCTGGGAGGGCTGGGTCCAGAGCATGGGGCGCGTGGAGGGCGGCAAGCCCGACGCTGCCTGGGAGGAGCACGCCAAGCAGGTGATGAACGCCTGGCAGGAGGCGGCGAACCATGCCCAGCAGGCGCTGGCCGAGTGGAGCCAGAGCGTGGGCAGTGTCCCGCCAGGCGGCGGCAGTGGCGGCAGCGGCAGCGGTAGCAGCAGCGGTGGTGGTCAGAAGTCCAAGCGCAGCGGCGGCAGCCGCAGTGGCGGCTCGGGCCGCGGCGGCTCGGGCAGCGGCGGGAGTTCCGGCTCGGGCGGCAGCGGCGCCCGCTCCGGCAAGTCATCCTGAAGCCCCGAAGCCGAAGCCGAAGCCGAAGCCGAAGCCGAAGCCGGAGCCGGAGCCGGAGCCGGAGCTCGAAGCCGGAGCCCGGGCACCTGGCTCCGGCTTGGGCAGGCCGCCCATCGCCAGCCGTGACAGCGTCGCGGCGCTGCCCGGCAGCGCGCAAGCCAGGGACCGGATAAAAGAACCGATCCTGATTACGCATATTGCTCAGCCATAGTTGTCGGTCGCGTATCCGCGGTGCCGCGAGCGGGTTGGAGGCCGTGCCGGGGGTGACGCGGGGCGGGAGCGTCCCGGACACGCCGTGAATCCGTCCCTGGAGGCTCGTAGGCGAGGTCCCTCTCGCCTACGGTCCCGGGCGCTCCCACCCCGCCCCGCATCGCAGACGTGGGTGGCGTCTTCCGCGACGGGAAGGCTGTCGGGAAACCCGTAGGTATGTTGGCGTCGGGGACGTAATCAGGAATAAAAAAATGCCGGCCCTATCCCTGGGCCGGCTGATGGTCTTCCCGAGTGGAACGCGCGATACCGGCGCCCATATAGGGCGGGGGGCAGGGGCCGGTATCGTCTTACGAGGTTCCTGTTCTGGCCGGGTCGTCCCTGATCCGGCGCGGACGCTTTCCCGCGAACGCAACGCTAGTCTCTCACCCTGATGTCGGTCTGGCTGTCGGCTACCGCCGACAGCTTTTGTAGGAAATGGCTTACACGCTCCAGGGCTCGAGGGACGGAGGTGGTCATGATCGGACTGTTGCAGCGGGTCAGCGAGGCAAGCGTGCGTGTCGGCGGTGAGACCGTCGGCGCCATCGGCCCGGGGCTGCTGGTGCTGGTGGGGGTGCAGCGCGGTGACGACGAGCGCGCCGCTGCACGGCTTCTGGAGCGCCTGCTCGGCTATCGGGTGTTTCCGGATGCGGCCGGGCGGATGAATCTCTCCCTGGCCGATACGGGGCACGGGCTGCTGCTGGTGCCGCAGTTCACGCTGGCGGCGGACACCCGCAAGGGGACCCGCGCGAGCTTTACCCCGGCGGCCCCGCCGGCGGAGGCCGAGCGCCTCTTCACCGTGCTCGCCGAGCGCGCCCATGCCGCCCATGCCCCGGTGGCCGCGGGGCGCTTCGGCGCGGACATGCAGGTCAGCCTCGTCAACGACGGCCCGGTCACCTTCTGGCTCGAGGCCCCGCCGCGACCTTGATGGGTTGCCCAAAGGCGAACCTGTGGCGACTCGCCGGGCTTCGGGGTGTTCAACACAACGACACAACGAGCACAACGGTGCACAACGTCCAAGAGTGTCTGTCGCCAGCCTTCATCACGTTGTGCTCGTTGTGTCGTTGTGTCGTTGTGTTTATCCAGCCGCCCA is from Spiribacter halobius and encodes:
- a CDS encoding TrkH family potassium uptake protein, with the translated sequence MHLDAVQRVLGVLLMVFSITMLPPALVSLAAGDGVYEAFLITFAVLLAMGGLLWLPVRRSRRELRTRDGFFIVAMFWIVLGAAGALPLLIDQESTLAPVDALFESISGLTTTGATAIVGIDDLPLSVRYYRQQLQWLGGMGIIILAVAILPMLGIGGMQLYRAELPGPVKDAKLTPRIAQTAKALWYIYIGLTVVCALAYWLAGMTPFDAVGHAFSTIATGGFSTHDESIGYFDSPLIQMIAVVFMLISAVNYSLHFMVWRRRSTEPWRSDPELRVFLGVVVVMTVLILGGLLIYQAAHDLPRGETWHHAIFQVVSFATTTGYTSVPHYTWPAFLPVLLLFLAFMGGCANSTSGGLKVVRVLLLWRQGSREIMRLIHPQAQIPVKIGARPVNERVIDAVWGFFATYVVLFTVLMLTLMAMGLDQVTAFSATASGLNNLGPALGDVAANFAAVGAGPKLVMCVAMIMGRLEIFTLLVLFTPAFWRR
- a CDS encoding sigma-54-dependent transcriptional regulator, yielding MTTSHVLVVDDEPDIRELVQEILEDEGYEVATADSAAAARQARRRRRPDLVLLDIWMPHEDGITLLKEWAGEHGPDFPVVMISGHGTVETAVEATRLGAVDFVEKPLSMGKLLVTVQEALARGRRSGVAASQAVIEPVGHSQVMRGLRERAARVAASDSWVLISGEAGSGRKCLARYLHSLSPRAQGPLVELAAGAIAGDGAAEELFGRERPGTPEHPGRLEAARGGTLILDEVADLDAEAQTRLISAIEAGRFQRVGGTAEIALDLRLIALTRHDLAEEVRAGRFREDLYYQLSVVPMEMPPLRQHVEDIPELLSFYVDRLVDQEHLPYRRFSVAAQNRLRNHAWPGNVRELRNLVQRLLVLGEGVEIGVDEVERALGETTAEGESGSEWPPELSLDLPLREAREAFERTYLQHQLKRAEGSVAQLARLTGMERTHLYRKLRALGIDPKEGA
- a CDS encoding sensor histidine kinase translates to MLLLSLYLLTAATENSARFGRLYVWLLLLNGVVLVALVGLISHNLWRLLRGLRERQVGSRLTARLMALFVLLAVVPGLVVYSFSMQFLQSGVDSWFDVRVEEALDDALALSQASLDQRMRDMLQRVEEAADALADVPDGMVALTLGDLRARTGASELTLLGDNGRIIAASSLDTEDILPHRPEDEILLQLRQGRPYVGLDPIENAGLHIRALVPAPNPDSPSSNRVLQALFPVSPRIDDLAEDVQQAFSEYRELSYLREPLKDSFVLTLSLVLLLSLLFAVWSAFYLARRLVAPISGLAEGTRAVAEGEYGTQLPPAGNDELGFLVRSFNDMSRRVAQVRDAARRGQVMVEAQRAYLETVLARLSSGVLALDREGGLRTHNQAAATILSVPLADAVGQPLSALEGAHPDFAPFARLVEAHREAGDSEWREELTLDTSEGRRVLMCSGAALPGGPSSGGHVIVFDDVTTLIQAQRDAAWGEVARRLAHEIRNPLTPIQLSAERLQHKFADRLDGQDAEFLERATRTIIHQVDTMKAMVKAFSEYARPPVLDLQAVDLNALIQDVVELYRGEREQPQFSLALDPALPRLNADPGRLRQLLNNLIRNALEAAPPEQPCRVTLATRRGEGRYADQVELRVRDNGPGFSDEVMSQLFEPYVTTKARGTGLGLPIVKKIVEEHNGVISARNVAGGAQITVRFPALAVRGLAAGGRRAGSGERT
- the trkA gene encoding Trk system potassium transporter TrkA; the encoded protein is MKIIILGAGQVGSTVAQNLTSEDNDITVVDTDAGVLQELQDRLDLRTVTGSATYPDVLVRAGVDDADMIIAVTDSDEANMVACQVADTMFHTPTKIARVRAVEYLACPQLFSPDALPIDVLISPEQLVTQYVKRLIEHPGALQVLDFADGKVRLVGVRAYYGGPLVGQELRTLREHMPGVQTRVAAIFRRGSAIIPEGDTVIEAGDEVFFVAARKNIRAVMSELRRLEKPVKRLMLAGGGNIGKRLAQAMEGRYQVKIIERSLPRCRAIADDLKKTIVLRGDAADEDLLLEENIENTDVFCALTNDDEANILSAMLAKRRGARVVMALINRPAYVDLVQSSEDIDVAISPQQATIGSLLAHIRRGDVVNVHSLRRGAAEAIEAIAHGDAGSSSVVGRRIDEIRLPRGTTIGAIVRGDQVLMAHHDTVIEPEDHVILFLVDKSRLADVEKLFQVGVTFI
- the dtd gene encoding D-aminoacyl-tRNA deacylase codes for the protein MIGLLQRVSEASVRVGGETVGAIGPGLLVLVGVQRGDDERAAARLLERLLGYRVFPDAAGRMNLSLADTGHGLLLVPQFTLAADTRKGTRASFTPAAPPAEAERLFTVLAERAHAAHAPVAAGRFGADMQVSLVNDGPVTFWLEAPPRP
- a CDS encoding tetratricopeptide repeat protein, whose translation is MNIEALEKMIARGQDSAMLRLTLGNAYAKAGDAEAAIGHLRQAVALDPGYSAAWRALGRLQLRGGDEAAALETFRQGLAAAREKGDMQVVRELEVRVRRLEGKSRDE